One genomic window of Glycine max cultivar Williams 82 chromosome 16, Glycine_max_v4.0, whole genome shotgun sequence includes the following:
- the LOC100820090 gene encoding uncharacterized protein isoform X1: protein MTSVTQSTGMLTREQLFHLFDRFIFLTSKPDVKKRVAEAVQDKQEAVAVTTAIQEEIFLEMGVDPRFGISCLGKLSTVYENDLDLVIQFYKFLSKEEVACDEAELGEEEFAEKMLNQQKLQEQQLEMLKYMRKFHLEDQSAILEKLHQQIENGTYESGTSMLSAEQIDEIVPRKASPQYTPSRFSYLSDQHRTTNKKNLNT, encoded by the exons ATGACATCTGTGACGCAGAGTACCGGTATGTTAACGAGGGAACAACTTTTCCATCTTTTTGATCgtttcatttttcttacttCCAAGCCTG ATGTGAAGAAAAGGGTTGCAGAGGCTGTACAGGATAAGCAG GAAGCTGTTGCTGTGACCACTGCAATACAGGAAGAGATATTTTTGGAGATGGGTGTtg ACCCAAGATTTGGCATCTCATGCCTGGGAAAACTCAGTACGGTATATGAGAATGACCTGGATTTGGtgattcaattttataaattcctTTCAAA AGAAGAGGTGGCTTGTGATGAGGCAGAGCTTGGAGAAGAAGAATTTGCAGAAAAAATGCTCAATCAACAGAAGTTACAGGAACAG CAACTAGAGATGCTGAAGTACATGCGCAAGTTTCACTTGGAAGATCAATCTGCCATCCTTGAGAAG TTACACCAGCAGATcgaaaatggaacttatgaaAGTGGGACATCTATGTTGTCAGCTGAGCAGATCGACGAGATTGTTCCAAGAAAGGCATCCCCTCAATATACGCCAAG CAGGTTTTCCTACCTCAGTGATCAGCACAGAACGACCAATAAGAAAAACTTAAATACATAA
- the LOC100820090 gene encoding uncharacterized protein isoform X3 produces MTSVTQSTDVKKRVAEAVQDKQEAVAVTTAIQEEIFLEMGVDPRFGISCLGKLSTVYENDLDLVIQFYKFLSKEEVACDEAELGEEEFAEKMLNQQKLQEQQLEMLKYMRKFHLEDQSAILEKLHQQIENGTYESGTSMLSAEQIDEIVPRKASPQYTPSRFSYLSDQHRTTNKKNLNT; encoded by the exons ATGACATCTGTGACGCAGAGTACCG ATGTGAAGAAAAGGGTTGCAGAGGCTGTACAGGATAAGCAG GAAGCTGTTGCTGTGACCACTGCAATACAGGAAGAGATATTTTTGGAGATGGGTGTtg ACCCAAGATTTGGCATCTCATGCCTGGGAAAACTCAGTACGGTATATGAGAATGACCTGGATTTGGtgattcaattttataaattcctTTCAAA AGAAGAGGTGGCTTGTGATGAGGCAGAGCTTGGAGAAGAAGAATTTGCAGAAAAAATGCTCAATCAACAGAAGTTACAGGAACAG CAACTAGAGATGCTGAAGTACATGCGCAAGTTTCACTTGGAAGATCAATCTGCCATCCTTGAGAAG TTACACCAGCAGATcgaaaatggaacttatgaaAGTGGGACATCTATGTTGTCAGCTGAGCAGATCGACGAGATTGTTCCAAGAAAGGCATCCCCTCAATATACGCCAAG CAGGTTTTCCTACCTCAGTGATCAGCACAGAACGACCAATAAGAAAAACTTAAATACATAA
- the LOC100812633 gene encoding probable methyltransferase At1g27930 yields MQPSNKKKHPPTSSPAPRLLPLLAATLFLLFLFRQTLLHPTADLCFSSSSAVPLSPSEATIAAEFDSSPLTLVTILHYATARALPQQTKGEIRRSFDVLQSLAPCNFLVFGLGHDSLMWDSFNPRGTTLFLEEDPKWTLSALQRFPILRAHIVRYSTRLAEAKELLSSYKDYCPGVSKNTTDHPLKGDRWCKLALGTLPNEVYNRDWDVIMIDGPRGYFAAAPGRMAVIYSAAMMARGRKGSGVTHVFLHDVDRGVEKQYAKEFLCMKYRVGGIGKLWHFVIPPVVNPSDIAHGFC; encoded by the coding sequence ATGCAACCCTCCAACAAGAAGAAACACCCTCCCACCTCCTCCCCCGCCCCGCGCCTCCTCCCCCTCCTCGCCGCCAccctcttcctcctcttcctcttccgcCAGACACTCCTTCACCCCACCGCCGACCTCtgcttctcctcctcctccgccgTTCCCCTCTCTCCTTCCGAGGCCACCATCGCCGCCGAGTTCGACTCCTCGCCGCTCACCCTCGTCACCATCCTCCACTACGCCACGGCGCGTGCGCTCCCTCAGCAGACCAAGGGCGAGATCCGAAGATCCTTCGACGTACTACAATCCCTCGCGCCATGCAACTTCCTCGTTTTCGGACTCGGCCACGACTCGCTCATGTGGGACTCGTTCAATCCACGTGGCACCACGCTGTTTCTCGAGGAGGATCCTAAGTGGACCCTCTCTGCACTCCAGCGTTTTCCCATCCTACGCGCCCACATTGTGCGTTACTCCACGCGCCTCGCCGAGGCCAAGGAACTCCTCTCCTCTTATAAAGATTATTGTCCCGGTGTCAGCAAGAACACCACTGACCACCCACTGAAAGGTGATCGGTGGTGTAAGCTGGCACTTGGCACGCTGCCCAATGAGGTGTACAACCGTGATTGGGATGTGATCATGATTGATGGACCGCGGGGATATTTTGCGGCCGCGCCTGGGAGGATGGCGGTGATATACTCCGCCGCAATGATGGCGCGTGGGAGAAAGGGATCGGGTGTGACGCACGTGTTTCTTCATGACGTGGACAGGGGTGTTGAGAAACAGTATGCGAAGGAGTTCTTGTGCATGAAATATAGGGTTGGGGGTATTGGGAAGCTTTGGCACTTTGTTATTCCACCTGTTGTTAATCCTAGTGATATTGCTCATGGATTTTGCTGA
- the LOC100820090 gene encoding uncharacterized protein isoform X2 gives MTSVTQSTGMLTREQLFHLFDRFIFLTSKPDVKKRVAEAVQDKQEAVAVTTAIQEEIFLEMGVDPRFGISCLGKLSTVYENDLDLVIQFYKFLSKEEVACDEAELGEEEFAEKMLNQQKLQEQQLEMLKYMRKFHLEDQSAILEKLHQQIENGTYESGTSMLSAEQIDEIVPRKASPQYTPRFSYLSDQHRTTNKKNLNT, from the exons ATGACATCTGTGACGCAGAGTACCGGTATGTTAACGAGGGAACAACTTTTCCATCTTTTTGATCgtttcatttttcttacttCCAAGCCTG ATGTGAAGAAAAGGGTTGCAGAGGCTGTACAGGATAAGCAG GAAGCTGTTGCTGTGACCACTGCAATACAGGAAGAGATATTTTTGGAGATGGGTGTtg ACCCAAGATTTGGCATCTCATGCCTGGGAAAACTCAGTACGGTATATGAGAATGACCTGGATTTGGtgattcaattttataaattcctTTCAAA AGAAGAGGTGGCTTGTGATGAGGCAGAGCTTGGAGAAGAAGAATTTGCAGAAAAAATGCTCAATCAACAGAAGTTACAGGAACAG CAACTAGAGATGCTGAAGTACATGCGCAAGTTTCACTTGGAAGATCAATCTGCCATCCTTGAGAAG TTACACCAGCAGATcgaaaatggaacttatgaaAGTGGGACATCTATGTTGTCAGCTGAGCAGATCGACGAGATTGTTCCAAGAAAGGCATCCCCTCAATATACGCCAAG GTTTTCCTACCTCAGTGATCAGCACAGAACGACCAATAAGAAAAACTTAAATACATAA
- the LOC100819557 gene encoding uncharacterized protein LOC100819557: MAMEVEQNQNHQLGFPFWKPLRRRFGPESPFFAHGNLERELLAKQLALELTEEKQQLEKWMQEEEGREVFCPIVGCGARLTSMEDFENHYNARHTASCSVCSRVYPTSWLLSIHVSEVHDSFFQAKVARGYDMYECLVERCGLKFKSYNSRQQHLVDKHKFPTSFEFFKKAKPSKKHRLKSQRKQAVCKEDSSGMMEVENASMDDLVSAVSKLNTSDSTPSSISFGRRHKGLSFVPRAVQRGGGSNSTASVTKK; the protein is encoded by the exons ATGGCGATGGAAGTGGAGCAGAATCAGAATCATCAATTAGGGTTTCCCTTCTGGAAACCGCTCCGTCGCAGGTTCGGACCCGAATCTCCTTTCTTCGCTCATGGCAACCTCGAACGGGAACTTCTCGCCaaacag CTTGCTTTGGAATTAACAGAAGAGAAACAACAGCTTGAGAAATGGAtgcaagaggaagaaggaag GGAAGTCTTTTGTCCCATTGTGGGTTGTGGTGCACGCTTGACCTCAATGGAGGACTTTGAAAATCACTATAATGCAAGGCATACTGCATCCTGTTCTGTGTGCTCCAGAGTTTACCCGACATCTTGGTTGCTCAGCATACATGTATCTGAAGTGCATGATTCTTTCTTTCAGGCAAAAGTTGCACGTGGCTATGATATG TACGAATGCTTGGTGGAAAGGTGTGGATTGAAATTCAAAAGCTACAATAGTAGGCAGCAGCATCTGGTTGACAAGCATAAATTCCCCACCTCATTTGAGTTTTTCAAGAAGGCTAAGCCTTCAAAGAAACATAGGTTGAAGTCCCAACGCAAACAAGCTGTTTGTAAGGAGGATTCTTCAGGAATGATGGAAGTGGAAAATGCATCCATGGATGACCTTGTTTCAGCAGTCTCTAAATTGAACACTTCTGACTCCACCCCTTCATCAATCAGTTTTGGTCGCCGCCACAAAGGCTTGTCATTTGTCCCTCGAGCTGTTCAGCGTGGAGGTGGATCAAACTCAACAGCATCTGTGACAAAGAAATAA
- the LOC100820622 gene encoding ribonucleoside-diphosphate reductase small chain, giving the protein MPSIPEEPLLAPNPDRFCMFPIQYPQIWEMYKKAEASFWTAEEVDLSQDLRHWDSLTDGERHFVSHVLAFFAASDGIVLENLAGRFTKEIQIPEARAFYGFQIAIENIHSEMYSLLLETYIKDSSQKSHLFRAIDTIPCVTKKAQWALRWIDSSDSFAERLVAFACVEGIFFSGSFCAVFWLKKRGLMPGLTFSNELISRDEGLHCDFACLLYSLLRQKLTEERVREIVKDAVDIEREFVCDALPCALVGMNGDLMSQYIEFVADRLLGALGCGKVYNVQNPFDWMELISLQGKTNFFEKRVGEYQKASVMSSLNGNGGGNHVFKMDEDF; this is encoded by the exons ATGCCTTCAATTCCAGAAGAGCCATTGTTGGCACCGAACCCGGACCGGTTCTGCATGTTCCCAATCCAATATCCTCAAATCTGGGAAATGTACAAGAAAGCCGAAGCCTCGTTCTGGACGGCGGAGGAGGTGGACCTCTCGCAGGACCTCCGCCACTGGGACTCCCTGACCGACGGCGAGCGCCACTTCGTCagtcacgtcctcgccttcttCGCCGCCTCCGACGGCATCGTACTTGAGAACCTCGCTGGGCGCTTCACGAAGGAAATCCAAATCCCCGAGGCCCGCGCCTTCTACGGCTTCCAGATCGCCATCGAGAACATTCACTCCGAGATGTACAGCCTCCTCCTCGAAACCTACATCAAGGACTCCTCCCAGAAGAGCCACCTCTTCCGCGCCATCGACACCATCCCGTGCGTTACCAAGAAAGCCCAGTGGGCCCTACGCTGGATCGATTCCTCCGACTCCTTCGCCGAGCGTCTCGTTGCCTTCGCATGTGTGGAAg GTATCTTCTTCTCCGGAAGCTTCTGCGCTGTCTTCTGGCTCAAAAAACGTGGACTCATGCCCGGACTCACTTTCTCAAATGAACTAATATCACGCGATGAAGGTCTTCATTGTGATTTCGCTTGTCTTTTATACTCTCTGCTGAGACAGAAGCTCACCGAGGAGCGCGTAAGGGAGATTGTGAAGGACGCGGTGGACATTGAACGGGAGTTTGTGTGCGACGCGCTTCCCTGCGCGTTGGTGGGGATGAACGGTGATTTGATGAGCCAGTACATTGAATTTGTTGCGGATCGGTTGCTGGGTGCGCTAGGGTGCGGGAAGGTGTACAATGTTCAGAATCCGTTCGATTGGATGGAGCTCATTTCTCTGCAGGGGAAGACCAACTTCTTCGAGAAGCGCGTCGGGGAATATCAGAAGGCTTCTGTTATGTCCAGCTTGAACGGGAACGGTGGTGGGAACCACGTGTTCAAGATGGATGAGgatttctaa